From Staphylococcus sp. M0911, a single genomic window includes:
- the fabG gene encoding 3-oxoacyl-[acyl-carrier-protein] reductase, producing the protein MAKNALVTGASRGIGRSIAIQLAEEGYNVAVNYAGNQDKAEAVVSEIKEKGVESFAIQANVANGDEVKAMIKEVVSQFGSIDVLVNNAGITRDNLLMRMKEQEWDDVIDTNLKGVFNCIQKVTPQMLRQRSGSIINLSSVVGAVGNPGQANYVATKAGVVGLTKSAARELASRGITVNAVAPGFIVSDMTDALSDDLKEQMLGQIPLARFGEDTDIANTVAFLASEKAKYITGQTIHVNGGMYM; encoded by the coding sequence ATGGCTAAAAATGCTTTAGTAACAGGTGCTTCACGAGGTATTGGTCGTAGTATAGCAATTCAATTAGCTGAGGAAGGTTATAATGTTGCAGTCAATTATGCAGGTAACCAAGATAAAGCTGAGGCAGTTGTATCAGAAATTAAAGAAAAAGGTGTCGAAAGCTTTGCGATTCAAGCGAATGTTGCTAACGGTGACGAAGTAAAAGCAATGATTAAAGAAGTTGTAAGTCAATTTGGTTCTATTGATGTATTAGTTAACAATGCTGGCATAACACGTGATAATTTATTAATGCGTATGAAAGAGCAAGAATGGGATGATGTGATTGATACTAACTTAAAAGGTGTATTCAATTGTATCCAAAAGGTTACGCCACAAATGTTAAGACAACGTAGTGGCTCTATCATTAATTTATCAAGCGTAGTAGGCGCTGTTGGTAATCCAGGTCAAGCAAACTACGTAGCTACTAAAGCTGGTGTAGTAGGGTTAACTAAATCTGCTGCACGTGAGTTAGCTTCACGTGGAATTACTGTAAATGCTGTTGCACCTGGTTTTATTGTTTCCGATATGACTGATGCTTTAAGTGATGACTTGAAAGAACAAATGTTAGGTCAAATTCCTTTAGCACGTTTTGGTGAAGATACTGATATTGCGAATACAGTTGCATTCTTAGCTTCTGAAAAAGCAAAATACATTACTGGTCAAACGATTCATGTAAATGGCGGTATGTACATGTAA
- a CDS encoding acyl carrier protein: protein MENFDKVKDIIVDRLGVDADKVTEDASFKDDLGADSLDIAELVMELEDEFGTEIPDEEAEKINTVGDAVKYINSLEK from the coding sequence GTGGAAAACTTCGATAAAGTAAAGGATATCATCGTTGACCGTTTAGGTGTTGATGCTGATAAAGTAACTGAAGATGCATCTTTCAAAGATGATTTAGGCGCTGACTCACTTGATATCGCTGAATTAGTAATGGAATTAGAAGATGAATTTGGTACTGAAATTCCAGATGAAGAAGCTGAAAAAATCAACACTGTTGGTGATGCTGTTAAGTATATCAATAGTCTTGAAAAATAA
- the rnc gene encoding ribonuclease III — protein MTNHKKTEMINHFREQFAQKMHELGFEYNNIELYQQAFSHSSFINDFNMDRLDHNERLEFLGDAVLELTVSRYLFDKHPDLPEGNLTKMRATIVCEPSLVIFANKIKLNELILLGKGEEKTGGRTRPSLISDAFEAFVGALYLDQGLDTVWDFADKIIFPYVEDDELDGVVDFKTQFQEFVHRQNKGDVTYRLIKEEGPAHHRLFTSEVILEKQAIAEGQGKTKKESEQKAAERAYKQMKTKK, from the coding sequence ATGACCAATCATAAAAAGACAGAAATGATTAATCACTTTCGAGAGCAATTTGCACAGAAAATGCATGAACTAGGCTTTGAATATAATAATATAGAATTATATCAACAGGCATTTTCACATTCTAGTTTTATTAATGATTTTAATATGGATCGTTTAGACCATAATGAAAGATTAGAATTTTTAGGTGATGCGGTATTAGAATTGACGGTTTCACGTTATCTATTTGATAAACACCCAGATTTACCAGAGGGTAATTTAACAAAGATGAGAGCAACTATCGTATGTGAACCTTCACTTGTAATATTTGCAAATAAAATAAAATTAAATGAACTGATTTTATTAGGAAAAGGCGAAGAGAAGACAGGTGGTAGAACACGTCCTTCACTTATTTCTGATGCATTTGAAGCATTCGTTGGTGCTTTATATTTAGATCAAGGATTAGATACAGTATGGGACTTTGCTGACAAAATTATATTCCCATACGTAGAAGATGATGAATTAGATGGTGTAGTCGATTTTAAAACACAATTCCAAGAATTTGTACACAGACAAAATAAAGGTGATGTCACTTATCGCTTAATTAAAGAAGAAGGTCCAGCACACCATCGTTTATTTACATCAGAAGTTATTTTAGAAAAGCAAGCTATCGCAGAAGGTCAAGGTAAAACTAAAAAAGAGTCTGAACAAAAGGCAGCTGAACGTGCTTACAAACAGATGAAGACTAAAAAGTAA